The genomic region ATTGAATACATCCATTTTTTATACGGAATCTCTTCTTTTTCCTTTTTCTTTAAACTGCTGTGATATTTGACATCTAAGGCCAGCCACAGGCAATACGCAAATAAGATTAAAGCAAGGGAAAAATGAATAGCCAGTCGGTTATGGCTCACATAGGGAACATCAGCCAGCCCGCTTTTTACCATAATCCATCCCATAGCTCCTTGTAAAGCTCCAAGGCCCAGCAGTATGAACATTCGTTTCAGGAGTTTGTGGTCAAAACAACCACGTGCCCAGAAATAAAGGAAGGGTATGACGAAGATTATCCCGAGCAATCTTCCAAGCAGCCGGTGCAGGTATTCCCAAAAGAAAATGGTCTTAAATTTTTCCAGCTCCATCCCTTTGTTGAGCTGTTGGTATTGTGGGAATTGCTTGTAATGCTCAAAGGTTTCAATCCATTCAGCTTCCGAAGTTGGTGGGATAGCGCCCATAATCAGGTTCCATTCGCTCATGGAAAGCCCGGAATCCGTGAGCCGGGTAATACCGCCAATAACAACCATTAAGCTGATAAGTATTATTCCAGACCATAGCCAGATATAAACAGGGCGATTGTAGGGTGAGCTCATATATTTATTTGGGAAATCTGATTTAGAATAATTTAGCCAGTGGGCAAAATATCCATTTTTGAGAGAAAGTACTTTGTGTAATTGGTAAGAATTTTGAAAAAATAACTGCCATTTTGAAGGATTTAACGTGTGTCAATAAATCATTTAATTTGGTTCTAATTGGTGATACTTTGAGCTAGTAAAAAATTTATAGAAACGGATTGCTTCAATGAATAAATATTACGCAGCAGTTTTCGGAGCAGGAATTTCCGGAACGGCCATTGCTAATGAGTTAGCTAAAAGAGATAAAAAAATTCTTTTAATTGATCCCCATGTTTCTGAAAATGCCCCGGGAGCCCCCGCCGGGTTAGTAAATCCGGCTACCGGAAGGAGAGCTAAAAAGAGCTGGAGATGCCAGGAATGCATGGAGGCCCTGAGAGAGCTGGTGGATGAACTTATCAGGTTTTCCGGCAGAGATGATTTAATCTCAGATACGGGCACCATCAGGCCGGCTATTAACGAGAAACTTGCAGATAACTTCAAAGAAGCCCTGGATAAATACAACTGGCCGGAGGGCTGGATTCGATGGATAAATGAAGAAGAAGTCTCAGAATTGAACCCGGAAATTGCTCCAAACTTTGGGGCTCTTTTCCTGGATTGTGGATTTACAGTTTACGTGGATCGATATTTGAATACTTATCGGAAATATTTGCGGGAAAAAGGAGTGAAATGCCGCTATGAAAAGGCAGAGTATCAGGCAGGTGAGAGCGGAGATGGTTTTAGAATTAAATTCGAAAACGGGGAAGTGTTAAATGCAGAACATGTTATTGTAGCTGCCGGACATCAAACCCCGGGATTCAGAGATTGGGAGTATCTGCCGCTGCACCGGGTTAAAGGACAAATCGTTTGGTTTGAAGCCGATGAAGACCTGGATTGGAATCATGCCACTTCGGCCATGGGTTACAGCCTGAGAAGGGGGGACAGGGACTTGATCGTAGGATCTACGTACGAGCATAAATTTGAAGATCTCGATACCACGGAAAAGGCATTTAATCAGATTAAGGGAAAGCTTGTGAAAATGTTTCCCAATATAGCTGAAAAAGTGAGGAAGAAAGATCAAATGGCGGGAGTCCGGGTTACAACTCCAAACCGGTTGCCGGTGATTGGCCGCCATCCCCAAAATAAAAACCTTTGTATTTACACAGCTATGGGCTCCAAGGGACTCCTGTTTTCCCAATATGTAGGGAGTTTACTGGCCGAGCACTTGATCAATAACGTTCAAATTCCCGAAGAAATAGATACTGTAAGGTTTGAGTGAGCTTAAATTCAGGTGCGCCTTAAGTAGTTATTTTTATATGAATTATTGAATTCAATTTCCGACCGACCGAGCCTGAACAATTGTTTCACGGAAACTCGCATGACAATTTACACAGCCCTGCTGTACAATCCGGTATTGTTCTAAAACTTTATTCATATCATGTTGAATAGCTGCTTTTTTAATCGAATCGGCATGATTATGAACTAACTTATCGTATTCTCCAAAAGCAGGCATTTGGTCTCCGAGCGTTTTTTGTATGAACTTTCTTGT from Gracilimonas sp. harbors:
- a CDS encoding COX15/CtaA family protein → MSSPYNRPVYIWLWSGIILISLMVVIGGITRLTDSGLSMSEWNLIMGAIPPTSEAEWIETFEHYKQFPQYQQLNKGMELEKFKTIFFWEYLHRLLGRLLGIIFVIPFLYFWARGCFDHKLLKRMFILLGLGALQGAMGWIMVKSGLADVPYVSHNRLAIHFSLALILFAYCLWLALDVKYHSSLKKKEKEEIPYKKWMYSIAVILWIQIIYGAFTAGLDAGYMYNTFPKMGGQWLPPTFSMLDPFFLNLIENPGTIQWIHRLAGTVLLIAVGILSLKVYRSQDHKDLLPLSLALIGVILIQYFLGIFTLIYNVPISLGVLHQLVAVIFWGVLLGLWHKMKYRSLHADFNWKYA
- a CDS encoding FAD-dependent oxidoreductase, which gives rise to MNKYYAAVFGAGISGTAIANELAKRDKKILLIDPHVSENAPGAPAGLVNPATGRRAKKSWRCQECMEALRELVDELIRFSGRDDLISDTGTIRPAINEKLADNFKEALDKYNWPEGWIRWINEEEVSELNPEIAPNFGALFLDCGFTVYVDRYLNTYRKYLREKGVKCRYEKAEYQAGESGDGFRIKFENGEVLNAEHVIVAAGHQTPGFRDWEYLPLHRVKGQIVWFEADEDLDWNHATSAMGYSLRRGDRDLIVGSTYEHKFEDLDTTEKAFNQIKGKLVKMFPNIAEKVRKKDQMAGVRVTTPNRLPVIGRHPQNKNLCIYTAMGSKGLLFSQYVGSLLAEHLINNVQIPEEIDTVRFE